From a region of the Bradyrhizobium sp. KBS0727 genome:
- a CDS encoding cation diffusion facilitator family transporter produces MAHDHHAHGHSHGHVEHSHVPDNFGAAFAIGAVLNTAFVIAELIFGYAANSLALISDAVHNLSDVVALLLAWGAVWLAQRKPTERHTYGYRRASILAALFNAGLLLVAVGGIVVEAVNRLYAPAAVAGWTVVAVAALGVAINGGTALLFMRGRHGDLNIRGAYLHMAADAGVSLGVVVAALVIMWTGWLWLDPATSLVIAAVVFWSGWALARDSVNLALDGVPRGIELAEVRIYLGGLEGVTEVHDLHVWAMSTNETALTAHLVRPGGHDDSFLHRVCEELAHRFNIHHATLQVEISAEVCRLAPEHVV; encoded by the coding sequence ATGGCGCACGATCACCACGCACATGGTCACTCCCACGGCCACGTCGAACACAGCCACGTGCCGGACAATTTTGGCGCCGCCTTTGCCATCGGCGCCGTGCTCAATACCGCGTTCGTCATCGCCGAGCTGATCTTTGGCTATGCCGCCAACTCGCTCGCTTTGATCTCGGACGCCGTTCACAATCTTTCCGACGTGGTGGCGCTGCTGCTGGCATGGGGTGCGGTGTGGCTGGCGCAAAGGAAGCCGACCGAGCGCCACACCTACGGTTATCGGCGGGCCTCGATCCTGGCGGCGCTGTTCAATGCCGGATTGTTGCTGGTCGCGGTCGGCGGCATCGTCGTCGAGGCGGTCAACCGCCTCTACGCGCCCGCGGCCGTGGCCGGCTGGACGGTTGTGGCCGTCGCAGCGCTTGGCGTCGCCATCAATGGCGGCACCGCCTTGCTGTTCATGCGCGGCCGCCACGGCGACCTCAATATTCGCGGCGCCTATCTGCACATGGCGGCCGATGCCGGCGTCTCGCTCGGGGTGGTGGTCGCAGCGCTTGTGATCATGTGGACGGGTTGGCTGTGGCTTGATCCCGCGACCAGCCTCGTCATCGCGGCCGTGGTGTTCTGGAGCGGATGGGCGCTGGCGCGCGACAGCGTCAACCTCGCGCTCGACGGCGTACCGCGCGGCATCGAGCTGGCGGAGGTCAGGATCTATCTCGGCGGGCTCGAAGGCGTCACGGAAGTGCACGATCTGCACGTCTGGGCCATGAGCACCAACGAGACCGCCTTGACCGCGCACCTGGTGCGGCCCGGCGGCCACGATGATTCATTCCTGCATCGCGTCTGCGAGGAACTCGCGCACCGCTTCAACATCCACCACGCCACGCTGCAGGTGGAGATCAGCGCCGAGGTCTGCCGGCTGGCGCCGGAACATGTGGTGTAA
- the chrA gene encoding chromate efflux transporter: MNATTNTTAEADAGHGISFGEAFGVWLRVAVLSFGGPAGQIAVMHRILVEEKNWISESRFLHALNYCMLLPGPEAQQLATYIGWLLHRTAGGIMAGGLFILPGIIAIMGLSYIYAAYGNVGFIEALFFGLKAAVLAIVVQAVVRVGKRALRNRVMIALAAVAFVGIFFFDVPFPIIIVAAGVIGYFGARSGRPEFAAVEHGGGGKKTAVVDSLLGEELPDHVRPSVGRALRVSSIWLLLWVVPVAALLIGLGQAHVFSQIALFFSKMALVTFGGAYAVLAYVAQQAVEHYHWLGPREMLDGLGMAETTPGPLIMVLQFVGFMAAFRDPGTLPPMLAATLGGLLATWVTFIPCFLWIFLGAPYIETLRGNKGLAGALTAITAAVVGVILNLSIWFALHTLFRKTTPFRSFGLSFDMPDWSSLDIAAFVLAAAAATAIFRLNIGMLWVLAGSCAAGVALRLLGIV, from the coding sequence ATGAATGCGACCACGAACACCACTGCCGAAGCTGACGCCGGTCACGGCATCAGCTTCGGCGAAGCGTTCGGGGTCTGGCTGCGGGTCGCCGTATTGAGCTTCGGCGGCCCGGCTGGCCAGATCGCGGTGATGCATCGCATCCTGGTCGAGGAAAAGAACTGGATCTCGGAGAGCCGGTTCCTGCATGCGCTGAACTACTGCATGCTGCTGCCGGGGCCGGAGGCGCAGCAGCTCGCGACCTATATCGGCTGGCTGCTGCACCGCACCGCCGGCGGCATCATGGCCGGCGGCCTGTTCATCCTGCCCGGCATCATCGCCATCATGGGCCTGAGCTATATCTATGCGGCCTATGGCAATGTCGGCTTCATCGAGGCGCTGTTCTTCGGCCTGAAGGCCGCGGTGCTAGCGATCGTCGTCCAGGCGGTCGTGCGCGTCGGCAAGCGCGCGCTGCGCAACCGGGTGATGATCGCGCTCGCCGCGGTCGCGTTTGTCGGGATCTTCTTCTTCGACGTCCCCTTCCCCATCATCATCGTCGCGGCCGGCGTGATCGGCTATTTCGGCGCGCGCAGCGGACGGCCGGAATTCGCCGCGGTCGAGCATGGCGGCGGCGGCAAAAAGACGGCCGTGGTCGACAGCCTGCTCGGCGAGGAACTGCCCGACCATGTCCGCCCGAGTGTCGGGCGCGCGCTCAGGGTCAGTTCGATCTGGCTGCTGCTATGGGTGGTTCCGGTGGCAGCCCTTTTGATCGGGCTGGGCCAGGCTCATGTGTTCAGCCAGATCGCGCTGTTCTTCAGCAAGATGGCGCTGGTGACGTTCGGCGGCGCCTATGCGGTGCTGGCCTATGTCGCCCAGCAGGCAGTCGAGCACTATCACTGGCTCGGGCCGCGCGAGATGCTGGATGGCCTCGGCATGGCCGAGACCACGCCGGGCCCGCTGATCATGGTGCTGCAGTTCGTGGGCTTCATGGCCGCCTTCCGCGATCCCGGCACGCTGCCGCCGATGCTCGCCGCCACGCTCGGCGGATTGCTGGCGACCTGGGTCACCTTCATCCCCTGCTTCCTCTGGATCTTCCTCGGCGCGCCCTACATCGAGACGCTGCGCGGCAACAAGGGGCTGGCGGGGGCACTGACCGCGATCACCGCGGCCGTGGTCGGCGTGATCCTCAATCTGTCGATCTGGTTCGCGCTGCACACGCTGTTCCGGAAGACGACGCCGTTTCGGTCGTTCGGGCTGTCGTTCGACATGCCCGACTGGTCGAGCCTCGATATCGCGGCGTTCGTGCTGGCGGCGGCCGCGGCGACCGCGATCTTCCGGCTCAACATCGGCATGCTCTGGGTGCTGGCGGGGTCGTGCGCGGCCGGCGTGGCGTTGCGGTTGCTGGGAATCGTATGA
- a CDS encoding chromate resistance protein ChrB domain-containing protein, with product MSSHTSISLDKLSRLIGTAKTPVLIDVRTEEDFAADPRLIPGAVRRSHQDAADWSEEFSGHPAIVVCLRGAKLAQGTAAWLRNADVTAETLEGGFEGWKEAKLPLVDAAKLPPRDAKGRTIWVTRARPKIDRIACPWLIRRFIDPNAVFLFVAPSEVVAVGERFNAVPFDIENVFWSHRGELCTFDVMIEEFGLATPPLLRLATMVRAADTGRLDLSPEAPGLLAASLGLSRMFDDDLEQLEAGMMLYDAFYRWCRDATGETHNWPTNKAKS from the coding sequence ATGTCATCCCATACCTCTATATCCCTGGATAAGCTTTCCCGCCTGATCGGGACGGCGAAGACCCCTGTTCTGATCGATGTCCGCACCGAAGAGGATTTCGCCGCAGACCCCAGGCTTATTCCCGGCGCCGTCCGGCGCAGCCATCAGGACGCCGCCGACTGGAGCGAGGAATTTTCCGGTCATCCTGCCATCGTGGTCTGCCTGCGCGGTGCGAAACTGGCGCAGGGCACCGCGGCCTGGCTGCGCAACGCCGACGTCACGGCCGAAACGCTGGAAGGCGGCTTTGAAGGCTGGAAAGAGGCGAAACTACCACTGGTGGATGCCGCCAAGCTGCCGCCCCGCGACGCCAAGGGGCGCACGATCTGGGTGACGCGCGCGCGGCCAAAAATCGACCGCATCGCCTGCCCCTGGCTGATCCGCAGGTTCATCGACCCCAACGCGGTGTTCCTGTTCGTGGCGCCGTCCGAAGTGGTGGCGGTGGGCGAGCGCTTCAACGCCGTTCCCTTCGATATCGAGAACGTGTTCTGGAGCCACCGCGGCGAACTCTGCACCTTCGACGTCATGATCGAGGAATTCGGTCTGGCGACGCCGCCACTGCTGCGTCTGGCGACGATGGTTCGCGCTGCCGATACCGGGCGGCTCGATCTGTCGCCGGAAGCGCCGGGGTTGCTGGCCGCATCGCTCGGCCTGTCCAGGATGTTCGACGACGATCTCGAGCAGCTCGAAGCCGGCATGATGCTGTACGATGCGTTCTACCGTTGGTGCCGCGACGCCACCGGCGAAACGCATAACTGGCCGACCAACAAGGCAAAATCGTAA
- a CDS encoding MFS transporter, whose product MTDRVTESRTSSASPLISLLYVARGLRGFGDGFAIIILPAYMTALGYDAVAVGIVATASLLGTALLTLIVGWIAPRHDLRPLLMFGAGLMAATGVAFPGVEHFLLIALVAFVGTINPSGGDLGVLVPLEHAVLAHSTTDARRTQVFARYSLIGALCTAAGSLAAALPDVLTANGSTKLGAFRLMFFAYAALGVVCAALYRHVPHERGEQKAPQAPLGPSRGTVYRLAALFSIDAFAGGFVAQSLLVLWLFERFDLSLSAAGLFFFWSSTLSAFSYPVAAWIAKRVGLVNTMVFTHIPSSLFLIAAAFSPNLYLALGLLLLRSALSQMDVPTRTSYVMAVVTPAERPAAASMTAVPRSLASAISPAISGVLLVTAFSGLPLVVCGTLKIAYDVALLFSFRHIRPPEEQG is encoded by the coding sequence ATGACCGATCGCGTGACTGAATCCAGGACATCTTCGGCAAGCCCGCTGATCTCGCTGCTCTATGTCGCGCGGGGGCTGCGCGGATTTGGCGACGGCTTCGCCATCATCATCCTGCCGGCCTACATGACGGCGCTGGGGTACGATGCCGTGGCTGTCGGCATTGTCGCGACCGCATCGCTGCTCGGAACCGCGTTGTTGACGCTGATCGTGGGCTGGATCGCGCCACGCCATGATTTGCGCCCACTGCTGATGTTCGGCGCAGGCCTGATGGCGGCGACCGGGGTCGCCTTTCCCGGCGTCGAGCACTTCCTGTTGATCGCGCTGGTCGCGTTTGTCGGTACCATCAACCCCTCCGGCGGCGATCTCGGCGTTCTGGTGCCGCTGGAGCACGCGGTGCTGGCGCACAGCACCACGGATGCGCGGCGCACCCAGGTGTTTGCGCGCTACAGTCTGATTGGCGCGCTCTGTACCGCCGCCGGCTCGCTGGCGGCGGCATTGCCGGACGTGCTGACGGCAAACGGAAGCACCAAGCTCGGCGCATTCCGCCTGATGTTTTTTGCCTATGCGGCGCTCGGTGTCGTCTGCGCGGCGCTTTATCGTCATGTCCCGCACGAACGCGGCGAGCAAAAAGCCCCGCAGGCGCCGCTCGGGCCGTCGCGGGGCACCGTCTACAGACTGGCGGCGCTGTTCAGCATCGATGCCTTCGCCGGCGGCTTCGTCGCCCAGTCCCTGCTGGTGCTCTGGCTGTTCGAACGCTTTGACCTCTCGCTGTCCGCGGCCGGATTGTTTTTCTTCTGGTCGAGCACGCTGAGCGCGTTTTCCTATCCGGTCGCGGCGTGGATCGCCAAGCGCGTCGGCCTCGTCAACACCATGGTGTTCACGCATATTCCCTCCAGCCTGTTCCTGATCGCCGCCGCGTTTTCGCCCAACCTCTATCTGGCGCTCGGACTATTGCTGTTGCGCTCGGCGCTGTCGCAAATGGACGTGCCGACGCGCACCTCGTATGTCATGGCCGTCGTCACCCCGGCCGAACGTCCCGCCGCCGCCAGCATGACCGCCGTGCCGCGAAGCCTGGCCTCCGCGATCAGCCCGGCGATCTCGGGCGTGCTGTTGGTGACGGCGTTTTCCGGCCTGCCGCTGGTGGTCTGCGGCACGCTCAAGATCGCCTACGACGTCGCCCTGCTGTTCTCGTTCCGCCACATCAGGCCGCCCGAAGAGCAGGGCTGA
- the dmeF gene encoding CDF family Co(II)/Ni(II) efflux transporter DmeF — MHSDSIDRWTHDHVFLGSQHDRNERRTRFVVVLTAVMMVGEITAGWAFGSMALLADGWHMGTHAAALGIAALAYLFARRQAANASFTFGTGKFGDLAAFSSAIILALIAAQIAYESVIRLFHPVPIIYGEAIVVAMLGLCVNLVSAWLLRDDHDHHHGHHHDHAHDHSHGHHHDNNLRAAYVHVLADAATSLLAIAALVLAMVSNWVWADPAVGIVGSLVIASWAYGLIRSSGAVLLDVNADRDLEGTIRSRIETRGDRVTDLHLWQVGPGHRAAVISVVSDHPLPPTTYKRRLGGLRGLSHVTVEVETCPDPHPH; from the coding sequence ATGCATTCAGATTCGATCGACCGGTGGACCCACGATCACGTGTTCCTGGGTAGCCAGCATGACCGTAACGAGCGGCGTACCCGGTTCGTGGTCGTGTTGACGGCGGTGATGATGGTCGGGGAAATCACGGCGGGATGGGCATTCGGCTCGATGGCGCTGCTCGCCGACGGCTGGCACATGGGAACCCACGCGGCGGCGCTCGGGATCGCGGCGCTGGCCTATCTGTTCGCGCGGCGGCAGGCGGCCAATGCCAGCTTCACCTTCGGCACCGGCAAGTTCGGCGATCTCGCCGCCTTTTCCAGCGCGATCATCCTGGCGCTGATCGCCGCGCAGATCGCTTACGAAAGTGTGATCCGGCTGTTTCACCCGGTGCCGATCATCTATGGCGAGGCGATCGTGGTTGCGATGCTCGGCCTTTGCGTCAACCTGGTCAGCGCGTGGTTGCTGCGCGACGACCATGACCACCACCATGGCCATCATCACGATCACGCGCACGACCATTCGCACGGGCATCACCACGACAACAATCTTCGCGCGGCCTATGTGCATGTGCTCGCGGATGCCGCGACCTCGCTGCTGGCGATCGCGGCGCTGGTGCTCGCGATGGTCTCGAACTGGGTCTGGGCCGATCCGGCGGTTGGAATCGTCGGCAGTCTGGTGATCGCCAGTTGGGCCTATGGGCTGATCCGCTCCTCCGGCGCGGTGCTGCTCGACGTCAATGCCGACCGCGACCTCGAGGGGACCATACGCAGCCGGATCGAGACCAGGGGCGATCGTGTGACCGATCTGCATCTGTGGCAGGTCGGCCCCGGCCATCGTGCCGCGGTGATCTCCGTCGTGTCCGACCATCCGCTGCCGCCGACGACCTACAAGCGCCGCCTCGGCGGCCTGCGCGGCCTCAGCCACGTCACGGTCGAGGTGGAGACCTGTCCCGATCCGCATCCGCACTAG
- a CDS encoding sulfite exporter TauE/SafE family protein, whose protein sequence is MDGSALELSLFLLATFAGALIAGLSGFAFGLVASSIWLYILTPLQTATLIIAFGLIVQGYAVWKLRRALDWRKLWPFLLGAALGVPVGVSILSWANLAYLRGGVGAFLVLYSLYALLRPTIAPQEAGGAVADAGVGFLNGVLGGITGLAGILVTIWCGLRGWPKDLQRTVFQPVAVAIFLMSALWIGAKGAIAPDTIKLFLVGLPALLAGTWLGLKLFGRLNEAGFRKVVLALLLISGAVLMT, encoded by the coding sequence ATGGATGGATCTGCACTCGAACTTTCGCTGTTTCTCCTCGCGACCTTTGCCGGCGCGCTGATCGCCGGGCTCTCCGGCTTCGCGTTCGGCCTCGTCGCCTCCTCGATCTGGCTCTATATTCTGACGCCACTGCAGACCGCTACGCTGATCATCGCGTTCGGGCTGATCGTGCAGGGCTACGCGGTCTGGAAGCTTCGCCGCGCGCTCGACTGGCGCAAGCTCTGGCCTTTCCTGCTCGGCGCGGCGTTGGGCGTGCCTGTCGGCGTCAGTATCTTGAGCTGGGCCAACCTCGCTTATCTGCGCGGTGGCGTCGGTGCCTTCCTGGTTCTCTACTCGCTCTACGCGCTGCTGCGCCCCACGATCGCGCCGCAAGAGGCCGGCGGCGCTGTGGCCGATGCCGGTGTCGGCTTCCTCAACGGCGTGCTCGGCGGCATCACCGGGCTGGCCGGAATCCTGGTAACGATCTGGTGCGGGCTGCGCGGCTGGCCCAAGGACCTGCAGCGCACGGTGTTTCAGCCGGTCGCGGTCGCGATCTTCCTGATGAGCGCGCTGTGGATCGGCGCGAAGGGCGCGATCGCCCCGGATACGATCAAGCTGTTCCTGGTCGGGCTGCCGGCGCTGCTGGCCGGCACCTGGCTCGGGCTGAAATTGTTCGGCCGGCTCAACGAGGCCGGTTTCCGCAAAGTCGTCCTGGCGCTGCTGCTGATCTCGGGCGCCGTGCTGATGACCTAG
- a CDS encoding DMT family transporter, producing the protein MGEWVGVAIALVSSCLGGTAAAITRYLVGNADPITLAILRWGIGFICLLPVALLLKIRWPQLTDWPAVAALGFCFFGIFFVFYNIAMTFTTAARASLALATLPLHTMVVGALLGIEPLTPRKSIGVGIAVLGVFAALASGLSAAPPGAWRGELIMTGAVLCMAFYNVWSRPLIQRSSALGFLTVGMGTGAAALILVGSFTGSIAALSQFGTAQWIAGLYLGIAGGALAFILWVMALARASPTRVANTMTVNPLAAGLLATQLVGEPITANLVLGLIAVFAGIWIATSEIKKA; encoded by the coding sequence TTGGGCGAGTGGGTTGGCGTCGCGATCGCCCTGGTCTCAAGTTGTCTCGGCGGCACGGCGGCGGCGATCACGCGTTATCTCGTCGGCAATGCCGATCCGATCACGCTGGCTATCCTGCGCTGGGGCATCGGCTTCATCTGCCTGTTGCCGGTGGCGTTGCTGCTGAAGATACGCTGGCCGCAGCTGACCGACTGGCCGGCGGTCGCGGCACTCGGTTTCTGCTTCTTCGGCATATTTTTCGTCTTCTACAATATCGCGATGACATTCACGACGGCGGCGCGGGCCAGTCTCGCGCTGGCGACATTGCCGCTGCACACCATGGTGGTCGGCGCCTTGCTCGGCATCGAGCCGTTGACGCCGAGGAAATCGATCGGCGTCGGCATCGCCGTGCTCGGCGTGTTCGCCGCGCTGGCATCGGGACTTTCCGCGGCGCCGCCGGGGGCGTGGCGGGGCGAACTGATCATGACCGGCGCCGTGCTCTGCATGGCGTTCTACAATGTCTGGTCCCGTCCGTTGATCCAGCGTTCCAGCGCGCTCGGATTCCTCACCGTCGGCATGGGAACCGGCGCCGCGGCGCTGATCCTCGTCGGATCATTCACCGGCAGCATCGCCGCGCTGAGCCAGTTCGGCACCGCGCAATGGATCGCCGGCCTTTATCTCGGCATTGCCGGCGGCGCTCTGGCGTTCATCCTGTGGGTCATGGCGCTGGCGCGCGCGTCACCGACGCGCGTAGCCAATACCATGACCGTAAACCCGCTCGCAGCGGGACTGCTCGCGACGCAGTTGGTCGGCGAACCGATCACGGCCAATCTCGTGTTGGGGTTGATCGCGGTATTTGCAGGCATCTGGATCGCGACATCGGAGATCAAAAAAGCGTAA
- a CDS encoding N-acyl homoserine lactonase family protein, translating into MGLAAILLSAALSVDVSHAQTGKPGVERLYILNCGEGVAGDISRWSPGVNEGKSMKFVDSCYLIKHSQGWFLWDTGITDAVAAMPDGLAPADPKAVFWRRPKTLVAQLDQLGVKPADLKGMAVSHTHPDHVGNVELFPATMLFVQKAEYDWPGPNNQPRFKPEHPVTKVEGDHDVFGDGSVTILSTPGHTPGHQSLLVKLPKTGAVVLSGDAVHFKGNWDNRAVPTINFNKDQTLASMQKISETLTKEKAQLWINHDKAQRDGLKMSPEFYD; encoded by the coding sequence ATCGGTCTTGCCGCAATCCTGTTGTCCGCCGCACTGTCCGTCGATGTCAGCCACGCGCAAACGGGCAAACCCGGCGTCGAGAGGCTGTACATCCTCAACTGCGGTGAAGGCGTCGCAGGCGATATCTCGCGCTGGTCCCCCGGTGTGAACGAAGGCAAGTCGATGAAGTTCGTCGACAGCTGCTATTTGATCAAGCACTCACAGGGCTGGTTCCTGTGGGACACGGGGATCACGGATGCGGTCGCCGCGATGCCGGATGGCCTTGCGCCTGCCGATCCCAAAGCGGTGTTCTGGCGCCGGCCAAAAACGCTGGTAGCTCAGCTTGACCAGCTCGGCGTGAAACCTGCCGACCTCAAGGGGATGGCGGTATCCCATACCCATCCCGATCACGTAGGCAATGTCGAGTTGTTTCCCGCCACCATGCTGTTCGTGCAGAAGGCCGAATATGACTGGCCCGGTCCCAACAATCAGCCCCGGTTCAAGCCCGAGCATCCCGTGACCAAGGTCGAAGGCGACCATGACGTCTTCGGCGACGGTAGCGTCACCATCCTGTCGACGCCCGGGCATACACCCGGTCATCAATCCCTATTGGTGAAGTTGCCGAAGACCGGCGCGGTCGTTCTTTCCGGCGATGCGGTTCACTTCAAGGGAAATTGGGACAATCGCGCCGTCCCCACCATAAATTTCAACAAGGACCAGACGCTGGCTTCGATGCAGAAAATTTCGGAGACGCTGACAAAGGAAAAAGCCCAGTTGTGGATCAATCACGACAAGGCCCAACGCGACGGTCTGAAGATGTCGCCTGAGTTCTACGACTGA